Proteins co-encoded in one Actinomadura luteofluorescens genomic window:
- a CDS encoding MarR family winged helix-turn-helix transcriptional regulator, whose amino-acid sequence MAEGAEETEGPAGLRSFAVELRRMNAEFNRIAHEFAHASGLHPTDVQALVTIMDAPLRTPGRPMTPGRLREELNVTSGAVTACLDRLERLGHITRTRDPADRRVVHLRYEPSAMTMGRAYFRPLAESTEAARAGFTEEELRLVLRFLRAMNEELSALRTRDSGR is encoded by the coding sequence ATGGCCGAGGGAGCGGAGGAGACGGAGGGCCCCGCCGGCCTCCGGTCGTTCGCCGTCGAGCTGCGCCGGATGAACGCCGAGTTCAACCGGATCGCGCACGAGTTCGCCCATGCGAGCGGCCTGCATCCCACCGACGTCCAGGCCCTGGTCACGATCATGGACGCGCCGCTGCGCACCCCCGGCCGGCCGATGACCCCGGGGCGGCTGCGCGAGGAGCTGAACGTCACCTCCGGCGCGGTCACCGCCTGCCTCGACCGCCTCGAACGGCTCGGCCACATCACCCGGACGCGCGACCCCGCCGACCGGCGGGTCGTCCATCTGCGCTACGAGCCGTCCGCGATGACCATGGGCCGCGCGTACTTCCGCCCGCTGGCGGAGAGCACCGAGGCGGCGCGGGCCGGCTTCACCGAGGAGGAACTGCGCCTCGTCCTGCGCTTCCTGCGCGCGATGAACGAGGAACTGTCGGCCCTGCGCACCCGCGATTCCGGCCGTTAG
- a CDS encoding globin domain-containing protein, whose protein sequence is MSIYESIGGPAVYRGGAMKDVHLGPGIERFHFDRVAGHLTASLAAAGVPEATIAEIAAVVMPLADDIVSGRSTRKAVGAD, encoded by the coding sequence ATGAGCATCTACGAGTCGATCGGCGGACCGGCCGTCTACCGGGGCGGCGCGATGAAGGACGTCCACCTCGGCCCCGGGATCGAGCGCTTCCACTTCGATCGGGTCGCCGGGCACCTGACGGCCTCGCTCGCCGCCGCCGGCGTGCCGGAGGCGACCATCGCCGAGATCGCCGCCGTGGTGATGCCGCTGGCCGACGACATCGTCTCCGGCCGATCCACGCGCAAGGCGGTCGGGGCGGACTGA
- a CDS encoding pentapeptide repeat-containing protein, whose protein sequence is MPASSPVREPKPPQIPCGLTPAGKVERHVRHDGKYLSLDYGADTLSMDDPDGVEDVEFERCRFTRTVFSELVLHRAGFADCAFGDADLANLRAFNSRMFNVRIMNARMTGMRLAESGLRDVLVEGCRADLTGFRYARLRDVVFRDCNLAEATFQSAEMTDVRFENCRLGGAQFSGAKMRSVRFRGCDLRGVAGLSSFQGAIVASGDAMSLLDAFAAELGITIED, encoded by the coding sequence ATGCCCGCCTCTTCCCCGGTGAGAGAGCCCAAGCCTCCCCAGATCCCCTGCGGGCTCACGCCCGCCGGGAAGGTCGAGCGGCACGTCCGGCACGACGGCAAGTACCTTTCGCTGGACTACGGCGCGGACACCCTGTCCATGGACGACCCGGACGGCGTCGAGGACGTCGAGTTCGAGCGCTGCCGCTTCACCCGGACCGTCTTCTCCGAGCTGGTCCTGCATCGGGCCGGGTTCGCCGACTGCGCGTTCGGCGACGCCGACCTGGCGAACCTGCGGGCGTTCAACTCGCGGATGTTCAACGTGCGGATCATGAACGCGCGGATGACGGGGATGCGGCTCGCCGAGAGCGGTCTGCGGGACGTGCTGGTCGAGGGGTGCCGCGCCGACCTCACCGGCTTCAGGTACGCACGCCTGCGGGACGTCGTCTTCCGCGACTGCAACCTGGCCGAGGCCACGTTCCAGTCCGCCGAGATGACCGACGTCCGGTTCGAGAACTGCCGGCTCGGCGGCGCCCAGTTCTCCGGGGCGAAGATGAGATCCGTCCGGTTCCGCGGCTGCGACCTGCGCGGCGTCGCCGGCCTGAGCTCCTTCCAGGGGGCGATCGTCGCGAGCGGCGACGCGATGAGCCTGCTGGACGCGTTCGCCGCGGAGCTCGGCATCACCATCGAGGACTGA
- a CDS encoding MMPL family transporter, with protein MPTPSRPVRWAIPAVLLLIWLAIGGAFGPYAGKLGEVSTNDQAAFLPRSAESTQVLREQQAFAEKETVPAIVVWTVNGRVSDAQRDAATRALAGLRGAPGTLGTPSPALRSDDGRALEGVVPLRPDLGDELPAVLDRVRASAETVPGTKAQISGPAATQADLSDAFAGIDGLLLGVALVTVLVILLLVYRGFLLPLVIILGAVFALGLACAVVYALAKADVVRVDGQVQGILSILVIGAATDYALLLAARFREETAAGRDRFAAGWAAVRGSFGAIVASGATVALGLLALLLSNLTNNRALGPVGAIGIACAVLSALTFLPAVLVVLGRAAFWPARPRPPAEGAHGGRGLWARVARLVDLHPRRVVAATGIALIACAAFAPGLRAHGVPLDETFINDAPSVAAQRTLSEHFPGGSGQPAVIIANAAQVKAVTDAAARTDGVAGAAPAGASGRPGGPPKVVDGRVRIDATLKAAADSDAAKAALKRLRTAVHGVPGADAKVGGYTAQQVDTQDTAAHDRTVIIPVVLAIILVILVVLLRSLPLPVLLIATVALNYVATLGVAALVFRHLFGFTGLDASVPLYGFVFLVALGVDYNIFLMSRVREETRRWGVREGVLRGLTATGGVITSAGVVLAATFAALVVIPLSFLAQIAFIVAFGVLLDTLVVRSLLVPALVRMIGPKVWWPARFSHDPQDAGNAEAVPSTPGDR; from the coding sequence ATGCCGACACCCTCACGCCCCGTCCGCTGGGCGATACCAGCAGTTCTGCTCCTGATATGGCTGGCGATCGGCGGTGCCTTCGGCCCCTATGCCGGGAAGCTCGGCGAGGTCTCCACCAACGACCAGGCGGCCTTCCTGCCGCGCAGCGCCGAGTCCACCCAGGTCCTGCGGGAGCAGCAGGCCTTCGCCGAGAAGGAGACCGTGCCCGCCATCGTCGTGTGGACGGTGAACGGCCGGGTCTCCGACGCCCAGCGCGACGCGGCGACCCGTGCGCTCGCCGGCCTGCGCGGCGCGCCCGGCACCCTCGGGACGCCGTCCCCGGCCCTCCGCTCGGACGACGGCCGGGCGCTCGAGGGCGTCGTCCCGCTCAGGCCCGACCTCGGAGACGAACTGCCGGCCGTGCTGGACCGGGTCCGTGCGTCCGCCGAGACCGTTCCCGGGACGAAGGCGCAGATCAGCGGGCCGGCCGCCACCCAGGCGGACCTGTCGGACGCCTTCGCCGGCATCGACGGGCTGCTGCTTGGCGTCGCGCTCGTCACCGTCCTGGTCATCCTGCTGCTGGTCTACCGCGGCTTCCTGCTCCCGCTCGTGATCATCCTCGGGGCGGTGTTCGCGCTGGGCCTGGCGTGCGCGGTGGTCTACGCGCTGGCCAAAGCCGACGTCGTCCGGGTCGACGGCCAGGTCCAGGGCATCCTGTCGATCCTGGTCATCGGCGCCGCCACGGACTACGCGCTGCTGCTGGCGGCCCGCTTCCGGGAGGAGACGGCCGCGGGCCGGGACCGCTTCGCCGCCGGGTGGGCGGCGGTGCGCGGATCGTTCGGCGCGATCGTCGCCAGCGGCGCCACCGTCGCGCTCGGCCTGCTCGCGCTGCTGCTCAGCAACCTCACCAACAACCGCGCCCTCGGGCCGGTCGGCGCGATCGGCATCGCCTGCGCCGTCCTCAGCGCGCTGACGTTCCTCCCGGCGGTCCTCGTCGTGCTCGGACGGGCCGCGTTCTGGCCCGCGAGGCCGAGGCCCCCGGCCGAGGGCGCCCACGGGGGAAGGGGCCTGTGGGCCCGCGTCGCCCGCCTGGTCGACCTGCACCCGCGCCGCGTCGTCGCCGCGACGGGCATCGCCCTCATCGCCTGCGCCGCGTTCGCCCCGGGGCTGCGCGCCCACGGCGTCCCGCTGGACGAGACGTTCATCAACGACGCGCCCTCGGTCGCCGCGCAGCGGACGCTCTCCGAGCACTTCCCCGGCGGCTCCGGCCAGCCGGCGGTCATCATCGCCAACGCGGCGCAGGTCAAGGCCGTGACCGATGCCGCGGCACGCACCGACGGCGTCGCGGGCGCCGCGCCCGCCGGCGCGTCCGGCCGCCCGGGCGGCCCGCCGAAGGTCGTGGACGGGCGGGTCCGGATCGACGCGACGCTGAAGGCGGCCGCCGACAGCGACGCCGCGAAGGCCGCCCTCAAGCGCCTGCGCACCGCGGTGCACGGCGTCCCCGGGGCGGACGCGAAGGTCGGGGGCTACACCGCCCAGCAGGTCGACACCCAGGACACCGCCGCCCACGACCGGACCGTCATCATCCCGGTCGTCCTGGCGATCATCCTGGTCATCCTGGTGGTGCTGCTGCGCTCGCTGCCGCTGCCCGTCCTGCTCATCGCGACCGTCGCGCTGAACTACGTCGCCACGCTCGGCGTCGCGGCCCTGGTGTTCCGCCATCTGTTCGGCTTCACCGGCCTGGACGCCTCCGTTCCGCTCTACGGGTTCGTGTTCCTGGTCGCGCTCGGCGTCGACTACAACATCTTCCTCATGTCACGGGTGCGGGAGGAGACGCGGCGCTGGGGCGTGCGGGAGGGCGTGCTCCGCGGCCTGACGGCGACCGGCGGCGTCATCACCTCGGCGGGGGTCGTCCTGGCCGCCACGTTCGCCGCCCTGGTCGTCATCCCGCTGTCGTTCCTGGCGCAGATCGCGTTCATCGTCGCGTTCGGCGTGCTGCTGGACACGCTCGTCGTGCGGTCCCTGCTGGTCCCGGCGCTCGTCCGGATGATCGGCCCCAAGGTATGGTGGCCCGCCCGCTTCTCCCACGACCCGCAGGACGCCGGAAACGCCGAGGCCGTCCCCTCCACCCCGGGGGACAGGTGA
- a CDS encoding metal-sensitive transcriptional regulator codes for MELDRDALDDVALRLRRAQGQIGGVIRMIEEGRDCAELVTQLAAVSRALDRAGFKIIATGLERCAVPERAGTAQAAADRALLEKLFLTLA; via the coding sequence ATGGAGCTGGACAGGGACGCGCTCGACGACGTCGCGCTGCGGCTGAGGCGGGCGCAGGGCCAGATCGGCGGCGTCATCAGGATGATCGAGGAGGGACGGGACTGCGCCGAGCTGGTCACCCAGCTGGCCGCCGTCTCCCGGGCCCTGGACCGGGCCGGCTTCAAGATCATCGCGACCGGGCTGGAGCGGTGCGCCGTCCCGGAGAGGGCGGGCACCGCGCAGGCCGCCGCGGACCGCGCGCTGCTGGAGAAGCTGTTCCTCACGCTCGCATGA
- a CDS encoding VOC family protein, which translates to MMVRLDLITIVVDDYDDAIAFFTGALGFDLVEDSPSLTNDGRPKRWVVVRPPGAETGVLLARADGPRQAAVVGNQAAGRVGFFLRVEDFDAAHARMTAAGVEFVSPPRTEPYGRLAVFLDLAGNRWDLLGPA; encoded by the coding sequence ATGATGGTGCGGCTCGATCTCATCACGATCGTCGTGGACGACTACGACGACGCCATCGCGTTCTTCACCGGCGCCCTCGGGTTCGACCTGGTGGAGGACTCGCCTTCGCTCACCAACGACGGCCGTCCCAAGCGGTGGGTGGTCGTCCGGCCGCCGGGCGCCGAGACGGGCGTCCTGCTCGCCCGCGCGGACGGCCCGCGCCAGGCCGCCGTGGTCGGGAACCAGGCCGCCGGGCGCGTGGGGTTCTTCCTGCGGGTGGAGGACTTCGACGCCGCTCACGCACGCATGACGGCCGCGGGCGTCGAGTTCGTCTCCCCGCCCCGCACCGAACCCTACGGACGCCTCGCCGTCTTCCTCGATCTGGCCGGCAACCGCTGGGACCTGCTCGGCCCCGCCTAG
- a CDS encoding class I SAM-dependent methyltransferase, with protein sequence MDKTEGSRTAVLVCQARAVAHGRLAPDRFADPTASALLRPDELAAVERVRSGRPPEGWGPRMEYEFLRATAEGLVPRTVAIDDAVRERTSPQVVILGAGLDGRAWRMPELAGAAVFEVDHPRSQEDKRQRAAGLSSPAGKVAFVPVDFTADRLDDSLKAAGHRADLPTTWIWEGVVPYLTRAEVAATVRDLAGASAPGSRLVVNYQSPSPAASLGRLLARAMRRLSRRPDPMAHEPWRSAWTPAAMRELLTGQGFAVVGDTDLLSLAGALALPVRSRRSLGSGRVLVADRRAG encoded by the coding sequence ATGGACAAGACGGAGGGCAGCCGCACCGCCGTGCTCGTGTGCCAGGCCCGGGCCGTGGCCCACGGCCGCCTGGCCCCCGACCGGTTCGCCGATCCCACCGCGTCGGCGCTTCTGCGACCCGACGAGCTGGCCGCCGTCGAGCGGGTCCGCTCGGGAAGGCCCCCCGAAGGCTGGGGGCCCCGGATGGAGTACGAGTTCCTGCGGGCGACGGCCGAAGGCCTGGTGCCGCGCACGGTCGCCATCGACGATGCCGTCAGGGAGCGCACCAGCCCGCAGGTCGTGATCCTGGGCGCCGGCCTGGACGGACGGGCCTGGCGGATGCCCGAGCTGGCCGGGGCCGCCGTGTTCGAGGTCGACCACCCCCGTTCCCAGGAGGACAAGCGGCAGCGCGCCGCGGGCCTCTCGTCGCCCGCCGGGAAGGTCGCCTTCGTACCCGTCGACTTCACGGCCGACAGGCTCGACGACTCCCTGAAGGCGGCCGGCCATCGGGCCGACCTGCCGACCACCTGGATCTGGGAGGGTGTGGTCCCCTACCTGACCCGCGCCGAGGTGGCGGCCACGGTGCGGGACCTCGCGGGGGCCTCCGCGCCGGGGAGCCGCCTCGTGGTCAACTACCAGTCACCGTCGCCGGCCGCCTCGCTCGGCCGGCTGCTGGCCCGCGCGATGAGGCGGCTGTCCCGGCGGCCCGACCCGATGGCGCACGAACCCTGGAGGTCCGCCTGGACGCCGGCGGCGATGCGCGAGCTGCTGACCGGGCAGGGCTTCGCGGTGGTCGGCGACACCGACCTGCTCTCCCTGGCCGGGGCGCTCGCGCTGCCCGTCCGCAGCCGGCGGTCTCTCGGATCCGGCCGCGTCCTGGTGGCCGACCGCCGGGCCGGGTGA
- a CDS encoding ZIP family metal transporter — protein sequence MQGALQAGGWGLLAGSALVMGALAGFLVPVPARIVASVMAFGSGVLVSAVSFDLIAEANERGGLTPTAIGAVTGAVLYAGANALLAWRGARHRKRSGGQQPSEEQRPGSGSAIALGALLDGVPESIVIGTSLLGGGAVSLVTVVAVFISNVPEGLSSASGMRRAGRGRGYVFGLWSGIALISALAAITGHTVLGDAPDDVLAGITALAGGAILTMIADTMIPEAYEDTHLLTGLIMVVGFLAAFALSHA from the coding sequence GTGCAGGGAGCGTTGCAGGCCGGAGGATGGGGCCTGCTGGCCGGGTCGGCGCTGGTGATGGGGGCCCTGGCCGGATTCCTCGTGCCCGTCCCGGCCCGGATCGTGGCGAGCGTGATGGCGTTCGGCAGCGGTGTCCTGGTGTCGGCGGTGTCGTTCGACCTGATCGCCGAGGCGAACGAGCGGGGCGGGCTGACCCCGACGGCGATCGGGGCGGTGACCGGCGCGGTGCTCTACGCCGGCGCCAACGCCCTCCTGGCCTGGAGGGGCGCCCGGCACCGCAAGCGCTCGGGCGGGCAGCAGCCGTCGGAGGAGCAGCGGCCCGGATCGGGGAGCGCCATCGCGCTGGGCGCGCTGCTGGACGGCGTGCCCGAGTCCATCGTGATCGGCACGAGCCTGCTGGGCGGCGGCGCGGTCAGCCTCGTCACCGTGGTCGCGGTGTTCATCAGCAACGTCCCCGAGGGACTCTCCAGCGCCTCGGGGATGCGCCGCGCGGGGCGCGGCCGCGGCTACGTCTTCGGGCTGTGGAGCGGGATCGCGCTGATCAGCGCCCTGGCGGCGATCACGGGCCACACGGTGCTCGGCGACGCCCCGGACGACGTCCTGGCCGGCATCACCGCGCTGGCCGGCGGGGCCATCCTCACCATGATCGCCGACACGATGATCCCCGAGGCCTACGAGGACACCCACCTGCTCACCGGTCTGATCATGGTCGTGGGGTTCCTGGCGGCGTTCGCCCTGTCCCACGCCTGA
- a CDS encoding cupin domain-containing protein, with the protein MQISHGPLGGAAAPSAWFTGDAWIAPVAEAGGGAGAQVDSVRFAPGSRTVWHRHPLGQVLVVTEGTGRVQRRGGPVETIRAGDTVHIAPGEWHWHGATPDRPMTHLAIEPVPDDGTSAEAGGPVGDEEYHGGRPEDVPPITRTVLLDQPLSPPRGTHRVEVRRIAIAPRQAAGLHVHNGPVFGSIETGSAVYQIEGEPAVVLGPGDVFHEPEGARVARFDAEADGVTFLGYFLLGAGEAAEIEFPGR; encoded by the coding sequence ATGCAGATATCCCACGGACCCCTCGGTGGCGCCGCCGCCCCGTCCGCGTGGTTCACCGGTGACGCCTGGATCGCGCCGGTGGCCGAAGCCGGGGGAGGGGCGGGCGCACAGGTCGACAGCGTCCGCTTCGCGCCTGGAAGCCGCACCGTGTGGCACCGGCATCCGCTCGGGCAGGTGCTGGTCGTCACCGAAGGCACCGGGCGCGTCCAGCGTCGCGGCGGGCCGGTCGAGACCATCCGCGCCGGAGACACCGTGCACATCGCGCCCGGTGAATGGCACTGGCACGGCGCCACTCCCGACCGTCCCATGACGCATCTGGCCATCGAGCCGGTGCCGGACGACGGGACTTCCGCCGAGGCCGGGGGGCCGGTCGGCGACGAGGAGTACCACGGGGGCCGACCGGAGGACGTCCCGCCGATCACCCGCACGGTGCTGCTCGACCAGCCGCTGTCGCCACCCCGCGGCACGCACCGGGTCGAGGTCCGCCGCATCGCCATCGCGCCCCGCCAGGCGGCCGGGCTGCACGTGCACAACGGACCGGTCTTCGGCAGCATCGAGACCGGGTCGGCCGTCTACCAGATCGAGGGCGAACCGGCGGTCGTCCTCGGCCCCGGCGACGTGTTCCACGAGCCCGAGGGCGCCCGCGTCGCACGCTTCGACGCCGAGGCGGACGGTGTGACGTTCCTCGGCTACTTCCTGCTCGGCGCCGGTGAGGCCGCCGAGATCGAGTTCCCCGGCCGCTGA
- a CDS encoding TetR/AcrR family transcriptional regulator: MSARERLVESARELLWERGYVGTSPKTIQQRAEAGQGSMYHHFAGKEELARAAIDRTAEEMRAAVDAQLSGPGAAVERIAAYLRRERDVLRGCPVGRLTQDPDVIGTPALREPVEETFAWLRARLAAVVQEGVERGELEPSVDPASTAAAIVATLQGGYVLARAAGAPEPFDQAIAGILALLNARTVS, from the coding sequence ATGAGTGCGCGGGAACGGCTGGTGGAGAGTGCGCGGGAGCTTCTCTGGGAGCGCGGGTACGTGGGGACCAGCCCCAAGACGATCCAGCAGCGGGCCGAGGCCGGCCAGGGCAGCATGTACCACCATTTCGCGGGCAAGGAGGAACTCGCCCGCGCCGCCATCGACCGCACCGCCGAGGAGATGCGCGCCGCCGTCGACGCGCAGTTGTCCGGGCCGGGGGCGGCCGTCGAACGCATCGCCGCCTACCTGCGCAGGGAGCGGGACGTCCTGCGGGGCTGCCCCGTCGGAAGGCTCACGCAGGACCCCGACGTCATCGGCACGCCCGCGCTGCGCGAGCCCGTCGAAGAGACCTTCGCCTGGCTGCGCGCCCGGCTCGCGGCGGTGGTCCAAGAGGGGGTGGAGCGCGGAGAGCTGGAGCCTTCGGTGGACCCCGCCTCCACCGCGGCCGCGATCGTCGCCACGCTTCAGGGCGGTTACGTCCTCGCTCGCGCGGCCGGCGCCCCGGAACCCTTCGACCAGGCGATCGCAGGAATCCTCGCGCTGCTGAACGCGCGCACCGTCAGCTGA
- a CDS encoding DUF302 domain-containing protein, with product MGYAISVRLHRPFGETVEQVRAVLKDQGFGVLTEIDVRATLREKLGETMEDYLILGACNPRLAHRALGVDRRIGLLLPCNVVVRADGEETVVEALDPQVMVSVSDRRDLGPVADEAAERLAAALRRLDA from the coding sequence ATGGGTTACGCGATCAGCGTCCGGCTGCACCGGCCGTTCGGCGAGACCGTCGAGCAGGTGCGCGCGGTCCTGAAGGACCAGGGCTTCGGCGTGCTGACCGAGATCGACGTGCGGGCCACCCTGCGCGAGAAGCTCGGCGAGACGATGGAGGACTACCTCATCCTGGGAGCCTGCAACCCGCGGCTCGCGCACCGGGCACTCGGCGTCGACCGGCGGATCGGCCTGCTGCTGCCCTGCAACGTCGTCGTGCGCGCCGACGGTGAGGAGACCGTCGTGGAGGCGCTGGACCCGCAGGTCATGGTGTCGGTCAGCGACCGCCGCGACCTCGGACCCGTCGCCGACGAGGCGGCGGAGCGGCTCGCCGCCGCGTTGCGGCGGCTGGACGCCTGA
- a CDS encoding thioredoxin family protein, producing the protein MATTELTRENFDEVLDGNDMILIDFWASWCGPCRFFGPVYERVSGRHDGIMFGKVDTEAQPELAGAFGITSIPTLMIIRENVVLYAQPGALPEQELEKLIDGARAVDLDDVRRQAAERERSA; encoded by the coding sequence ATGGCGACGACAGAGCTGACGCGCGAGAACTTCGACGAGGTCCTCGACGGCAACGACATGATCCTCATCGACTTCTGGGCGAGCTGGTGCGGGCCGTGCCGCTTCTTCGGCCCGGTGTACGAGCGGGTGTCCGGGCGCCACGACGGCATCATGTTCGGCAAGGTCGACACCGAGGCCCAGCCGGAGCTGGCGGGCGCGTTCGGCATCACCTCGATCCCCACCCTGATGATCATTCGGGAGAACGTGGTGCTGTACGCCCAGCCGGGCGCGCTCCCCGAGCAGGAGCTGGAGAAGCTGATCGACGGCGCCCGCGCGGTCGACCTGGACGACGTGCGGCGCCAGGCCGCCGAGCGCGAGCGCAGCGCGTGA
- a CDS encoding ester cyclase produces MIGALYERWLLEMWAGDFGLARDLVTPDFVGHWPGHDVHGADELIDVLRQGHAPFEGVTVTLDVGPIVDGDQVAARWTFGGRYKGGVPGATAPEGTDVSFEGHDVLRAEGGRFAEYWVISDVRALDRALGTE; encoded by the coding sequence GTGATCGGCGCGTTGTACGAGCGGTGGCTGCTGGAGATGTGGGCCGGGGACTTCGGGCTCGCCCGCGACCTGGTCACGCCGGACTTCGTCGGGCACTGGCCGGGGCATGACGTGCACGGCGCCGACGAGCTGATCGACGTCCTGCGGCAGGGCCACGCGCCTTTCGAGGGCGTCACGGTGACGCTGGACGTGGGCCCGATCGTGGACGGGGACCAGGTCGCCGCCCGTTGGACGTTCGGCGGACGGTACAAGGGCGGCGTGCCGGGAGCGACCGCCCCGGAGGGCACGGACGTCTCCTTCGAAGGCCACGACGTCCTGCGCGCCGAAGGCGGCCGGTTCGCGGAGTACTGGGTGATCTCCGACGTCCGGGCCCTCGACCGCGCGCTCGGGACCGAGTGA
- a CDS encoding MFS transporter, which produces MPTVTASADGPPTSARPGPHHWPAVLSVMMGIFVIVTTEILPIGLLTSIGSGFTVSDGTAGLMMTMPGYLAAAAAPAVTVATARIDRRLMLCACMFLLAAANFIAAAAPAYWAVLVSRVLVGVVIGGFWSIGAGLAGRLVPARSARRATAVVFSAVPLGSVLGVPLGTLIGDLAGWRTSFAVMGLLSVAVLIALAVLVPPLPAEGTARLTALRGMMRSRGTRHALLVTVLVVLAHFGAYTYVTPFLERVTHVPPGLITVFLLTYGAAGILGNFLAGTALARHPHATFGAAGGLIAFATLALPLLGRWDVGAIALLVLWGVGYGAVPVCSQAWFARAAPHAPEAASVLFTASFQATLSTGALVGGAVMDRTSPSTIMTLGGATAVVMVVAVVSGRPRRSASAAGPGGGRRPGRPPAR; this is translated from the coding sequence ATGCCAACCGTGACCGCTTCGGCCGACGGCCCTCCCACCTCGGCCCGGCCGGGCCCGCACCACTGGCCGGCGGTGCTCTCGGTGATGATGGGGATCTTCGTGATCGTCACCACCGAGATCCTCCCGATCGGGCTGCTGACGTCCATCGGCTCCGGCTTCACCGTCTCCGACGGGACGGCCGGGCTGATGATGACCATGCCCGGCTACCTGGCGGCGGCCGCCGCGCCCGCGGTCACCGTCGCGACGGCGCGGATCGACCGGCGGCTCATGCTGTGCGCCTGCATGTTCCTGCTGGCGGCGGCGAACTTCATCGCCGCGGCCGCCCCGGCGTACTGGGCGGTGCTCGTCTCACGCGTCCTCGTCGGAGTGGTCATCGGCGGCTTCTGGTCGATCGGCGCGGGCCTCGCCGGCCGGCTCGTCCCCGCACGGTCGGCGCGCCGGGCGACGGCGGTCGTCTTCTCGGCCGTCCCGCTGGGATCGGTCCTCGGCGTGCCGCTGGGGACGCTGATCGGCGACCTCGCGGGCTGGCGGACCAGCTTCGCGGTCATGGGCCTGCTGTCCGTGGCGGTGCTCATCGCGCTCGCCGTGCTCGTCCCCCCGCTGCCCGCGGAGGGGACCGCCCGCCTCACAGCGCTGCGCGGCATGATGCGGAGCCGCGGCACCCGGCACGCGCTCCTGGTGACCGTCCTGGTCGTCCTCGCGCACTTCGGCGCCTACACCTACGTCACGCCCTTCCTGGAACGGGTGACGCATGTGCCCCCAGGGCTGATCACGGTGTTCCTGCTGACCTACGGTGCCGCGGGCATCCTGGGGAACTTCCTGGCAGGCACGGCTCTGGCCCGCCATCCGCACGCCACCTTCGGCGCGGCCGGAGGTCTGATCGCCTTCGCCACCCTGGCGCTCCCTCTTCTGGGGCGATGGGACGTGGGCGCCATCGCACTGCTCGTTCTGTGGGGCGTCGGCTACGGCGCCGTCCCGGTCTGTTCGCAGGCCTGGTTCGCCAGAGCGGCCCCGCACGCCCCGGAGGCGGCGTCCGTGCTGTTCACGGCCTCGTTCCAGGCGACGCTGTCGACCGGCGCCCTGGTCGGCGGAGCCGTCATGGACCGCACCTCCCCATCGACGATCATGACGCTGGGCGGAGCCACCGCGGTCGTCATGGTGGTGGCCGTGGTCAGCGGGCGGCCTCGCCGGTCAGCCAGCGCCGCAGGGCCGGGAGGGGGACGTCGGCCCGGACGACCTCCAGCGCGGTGA